The following is a genomic window from Carassius gibelio isolate Cgi1373 ecotype wild population from Czech Republic chromosome B20, carGib1.2-hapl.c, whole genome shotgun sequence.
CATTTTCTCTGCTAGTTGCTCCGTGTTCTCTCTGATAGCCTGGGAGAGCTGGGACACTGGATTTAACATAAGATTGTCCAAAATTAcctgtgattaaaaaataaaacaaaatgaaagattcaAATTAGAAATTATGTAATTGCATTTTTTCCTATTCAGTTACTGAGAGGCACTGCCATTGGCTATGCAGGCTATTACACCCTGAGTAAATAACTAATGGATTAGTTTATTAGTGTAATGAGCAAAGTATTTGACCAAATTTGACCTCTTCACGGTTCCAGGGACGCCGTCTGGAACTGTCATGGTCGTTCATATTTGAGTCCTGGTCTATTGGACTAGTTGAGCCTGGAGGAACCTTTTGATAGTTCAGACTTGCCTCGGGTATATGCTGTACCAGCTGCAGATTAATCAGGGATGGGAAAGCACCAGTAAGAACACGTGGACATGACAATGGCAGGTTAAATTTGATGTTAAGAGACAAATATCTCTGAGCTCAGATTACAATGGAGGCTTCCAGGAGTAAATCTCTGGGAAGATATCTGTGTGGTCATGCTAATTCAATGGTGAATAGAAAAGGGTTCTATGTTCACAGTCACAGCAACTTTGATCCTAGTTTCTTCAAGatacatttggaaaaaaaaatttaatgtgaaCATAACCCGTTTTGTGAACACACAGCTTTAGGAGTGAATTAGGAAGTGAGTTTCCATGCATTGGGGGATTCCCTCATGCATAAAAAAGGTATAAACAACAGGTTTCAAAGCTGGACGTTGGACAGTTGTTAGTACATCAATACTGGCTCACAGAGAAAGTTATTAATTTTGGACACCACTTGGTAATAATGAGTGATGAATTCAGCACCTGAGGTAACAGGAACCTCTGTAATGATGCATATGGTCTCTGCACAAAAGagaaaatatacaacaaaatgtatgcaagattaaacaaaaatgtttacctTAGTCTTAGTCCTTTTTGGGACAGAATATAATTGTCATGAAGTGTATCATGGTATAGCAATCCAAGACTCCAAACCAAACAGGCTTGCTTACCTAAATTTAATCTACAATTAATCTAATCTaaattctaaaatctaaattttttcttctttgtgcTAATAAGGAAAATATAAAGATTTGCTGCATGttctgttttatattaaaaagtaatggaATGGGTCAATGTATATGATGAGATGTAATTTAACCAAGCAAGCAAACTTTAGGTGCACCTCCTCTCGGGTCGAGATAGTGGATGCTGGAGTATTAGGCATGGAGCCAGGGGAAGTGGCAGCTCCCATGCCTGACGATGTCTGGGAGTCACCATCCCCTGCAACATCATGGATTTCACGTGCGAGGATGGCCAGATCTTTGGCCAGATCTTGACTCAGCCTAAAGCAAGTAAGTAtatatgtaaaatgaaaaaattaaaaactaataacTCACAAATTAGCTAATCCATTAGCATACcacaccacaacaacaacaaaagttcaATAACCTGGCGATTTCTGCACTATGAGTAGACCAGTTCTGGAAGTGTTCGTTCTGAGTTTCATCCTCTTCCGTTTCCAAAGATTTTAGCCTCATTTGAATGGCCTTCTGTGGTGTCTGTGTCTGAGTTGAAGCTGAGGCGTGAGAGCGTTTATGTTTGGAATTGGTTTCAAACTCCTCCTCTGAGGTAGAGGAATTATCTGAATCCTTTTGTCTACAGTGGGAACCTcaaattacaaacaaacattttttttaaacaaaacaacaaattacAATATTGTCAGGGATAtcgaaaaatgtaattttattcagTTCTAGTGATCTTGTCTAGAGGAACTGTAGCTAGAGAACATCTCTGAGATTTAAGATACTCACCAGTTGTGCTACTGTGTTTAACTTGGTTAGAACGTGTACGAGTCGTGGAGTGTTTCCCTGATGATGCGGCCCCTTTGCTGGAAGCCTGCCTCACCTCACTTGAAGCCCCTTTCCTCACACTGCTATTTGCTTCTGTAGGACGGTTAGAAATGCCATGCTTGCTTGAGGTTGACTCATTGTCACTTGGAACAGTGAATGACCTTGTGCGTTTCCGAGGCATGGCAAGAATGTCAAGTCTCGACAGCTTCTTTCCCTCAGCAGGAGTCTTACTATGGTCGGAGCTCTGAGATGCACGGTCTGTCTCCACACCCTCATTGTCGGAGGCCTCACCTAGTCGAGCTCTGCGGAGCATGGAGGCACGGGTTGGTCTTGGGGCTGAAAGGCTATTGGACCTTGTCAGCACCTGCTGGCTTCCTTTGGTCATCTTATTAGGGTCCTCCTTCTGCAGGGGTGCAGTGAGTTTTTTGCGGCTGTTGGGTCGTGAACTTGACTCATGGTCAGAAGCCGCAGCTTCATGCCACAGCTGTTGAGCATGCTGATTATCTGAAAGGTCTAAAGAACCACGGTTACCAGCACTTCGACGGAGCTGTAGTGGACGACTTAGTTCAGCTTTACTGGTATTATCAGCAGGGGCATGATTTCTACGTTTTTCGGATAGTCGTTCACGAGCTGTAGGTGGTCGTGCTTTATCTTGTAAACCAGAAGATGACTTTTCTTTACGTTTATAACCTGCAGATGTGTGCTTCTTATTTGCACTGACAGGAGCATTTTTATTGCTGACCATGCTTACGGTACTGGCAGTATCAACATCTGAATCACCTGAAAGGGAGTCCTCTTGTGCAGGACAGCTTCCTTTTTTTGGTTGCTGACTAGATTCAGGTAACGTTTCTTCTGGTGATGATTTCTCTGCTTCCTTAGGATAGGGAAATGTATCTCGAACAGCTTCCTCAGTATCGAGGCTTCTCAAAGCAGGATGACTAGAGATATGAGGCAGTTTCTTGACTTGAATGTTATCACTTGGCCTATCTTTGGTAAAACTCTCCTGTCGAACAAATGACATTGATGTCTCTTTGGTGGGCACCACATCCCTGTTATGCGTCTGAAGATTTGGGGCTGATGAGTTAGGCTTCACTGGACGCCTGGACTCATGGCCACTCAAATGTCGTATCAAGACAGTTGTTGGAGGTATCTTGGGAGAGGAGTCTCTCTCTGGCTGTGAAAGAACTGGTCTTTTGGACACATCTGACTTGCAAGAACCATCCTCAGAGCCAATATAAAATGAGGTGGGTTTAGGAGTGGGTGTTGGCAACTCTCTTAATCCTCTGGAATGGTTAACGTTTTCAGAAGGTGAATGTAATGTAGTTCCTCTCTTTACTTGGCTCCTTCCACTCCTATCAAGGATAGAGCTGTCGTCTGAACGGCTAGTGTCACTCAGACTGTCTGGGTCCACATCTTCTTGGACACGTAGCCTCTGAGTGCAGTCCTGCTGCTGTGGTGCTCGGGAACCTTTCTCTGGTGGCTCATGGTCTATGTTTGATTCATGCCGAATCAAGATACTGGGGGTGGTGTTCTCCAGTTTTTCTCCAGGTGGAACCTGAGGAAGTAGTCGCCTGGTTCTGGAACCTTGACTGCCCTCTGACTCCAAGAAATCCAAGCTTTGACTAATCGTTGATGTCACACTGTCATCTTAAACATTATAAGAGtgaaaataattaggaatttGCTGGCCTATACATAAAATCGAAAACTGTATTGAAACACCAACTCAAACACCACTAGTGGTTTTTAATGACTGTACCTCTGTCTGCAGGTCCACTTTGGGATGGAATTCCCATAGATCCTTGAGTAGCCCCAGGATCACTGTAAGTGTCTGCTAGGCTGGCCCAGCGTGAGACCCATTTAGGCCCTCCTACCTCGGGATGTGCCTAAGTCAAAAAGAGTAACACCTAACAATCATAATTACTCATCAATTGTTCACTATTTACAAACACAGTCGGACACAGTATTTCAGTAATAAAGGAGGGCAGTGCTGTCTGAGCTATATGTAATTGCAATACCTGCAGTGAGATGACTTGGTCCCCACCATAGCCCTGTGATGAAGTTGACATTACATCAGCTGCCATACCATGGCTATGACTCAAGAATAGTTGCTCATCTTTACCACCATCAATCGCAGGCCTATAAACCCCAAGTGTCTGACCACTGTATTCTGGTGCATCTAAAACACCAAACACCTGtgaaatatgaacaaatataATTTACCATGTTTCTCAAATACCactgtcttccattgttcagaccAAAGAGTCATGTCTGAACAGGTGGTGCCAACCCAAAGTCACACCAGCAGTTGAAACAGAAGTTGACATTTCGGACCACTCGAACAAACAGCACAATGCTTTGAAAGTGCCACAGAGCCACAGTTCCCTTTCATACTGTAGGTTCACTTCAATACTGCAATGATTTCATCGCTATGGGAACATCTCCGAtatgacgaatgtctgaagccctttTACCATCATGTCAATTCATTGCTCAAATAGTGCTTAGCACCACCCTTTGCATACATCACGTATGTTATATCAGTCTGCTGCTTGCAATTTCATCAGATTTCATTTCCTTCAGGAAGCAGATCATCTGTTGCCTGTAGGAAAGTGTACTTTTCGTCATGTTCTCAGCTATTTTTGATCATGAGAAGTTTAGTCCTCTTCAGTGGATGTGCTACAGAAGATATATTAAGCCATGTGAGAGGTTAATCACAGGAGCTGACACTCACGACAGGTGCGTACTATGTTTGGGCTTTCAATATGCTCAGGTGGAGCTTAATGGTCTATCTGATTGTCAACACTGCAATAGTCTTTGGCTAAAGGTATTGCGctctaaggccccgtccacatggAGACGGAGCTTACTCCAATcctatcttttttttcctcgtctcaagaaatatccgcgtccacacgaaaccgcataatgatgtagtatacatgccagaccagtatgtggcactgtaattctgccacagagatacactaaaaacagagaagaagacttggactatgctcataaaccttgcgcgtggtacacaaacgaacatggaacaatacatttattaatcagtgttaatgttagttaataaaaagacaatcgttcagtgtttgttcatgtttttgttgctgttatgtgacgtagaggtgtctgactaggggggagacgtgggctgatgacgtcattgtttcagaaaatatacggattagccgtccagacgaaaacgcaaagacggggttttcaaatttatccactctgggacccggtttcaaaaaatagcggtttcaccttatgaaaacgtcagatccgtgtggacgaaacgcatattcaataaaaaatttgtgcgtattcacagaaatgcGTCTCTGTGTGGAAGGGGCCTAAGCCTTTTCTACGTTTCGTTTGTAGACTTTGTCAGAGAAACTGTTGACACTTAAGACGGTTCTTCTGGTGGCATTATCCTTCCTGAAGAGAGTAGGGACGTGCAGGATCTTACCATCAGCCCTTTGTGTGTAGACTTTGTGGACTGGTTAAAGTCTTGCTGTGACCCAGGCCAGATTATGTTCCTAAGGTTGCTTCGACTCTGTTTCGCTTAAAGCAGGTGGTCTTCGAGGTCCTTGCCTGGTGAGGGCACTGAAGGTCTATGTTAACCGCACAGCCCAGTGGCGTGGATCAGACcaattgtttgtatgtttttgtggTAAAAATAGGGGATCTTCTTTCACCAAACAGAGAAGGTCACATTGGATCTATCTGGCCTATGAGGTGCATGGCTTGCCTTAGCCTTTAGCGGTGCATGCTCATTCTCCAAGAGCAGTAGCTTCTTCTCATGCTTTCTTTAAGGGGTCTGCGATGGATGTCTGTGCTGCTTGAGCAGACACTTTCCCTGGTCTTCCAGTTATCCGAGGTACGCCAAGGCGTTATGGTGTAGCGTTCCCATAGCAATGAAGTCATTGCAGCATTGAAGTTATTAAGTTTCCTATTAAAGGAAATGtctaggttatgtatgtaaccttggttacctgaatagggaatgagatgctgcgaTGCTGGCCATTCTGTACCTCCAATAGCACTTCCTTCATCATGTGAAAATCTGATGAAATAGCGCATAGCGTAGCGTAAATGATGAACACAAAAGGCAGTGCTAAGCAGTATCTGGCCAATGATTTGACGTGATGGTATAAGGGCTTCAGatattcgtcacaccggaggtgttccaaTAGCGATGACTTCAttgcagcatctcattccctatTCAGGATACCAAGTTTACATACGTAACTGAGACGTTTATCCCACCTCAACTTTGCTTACTTATGATATCTCTGTAGTAAACTGGGATAGGAGAAAGTAGTTTAACATTAACAAATTACACCTGCTTCATCAttgttaaagtgcccctattattggtaatgaaaggttcatattttggttttgggagtcccaaAACCCCTCTTTTGCATGACTGATTGGTCAGATTGGTCTCTCACCGCAGGGTGATTGGTCAGATTGGTCTCATTTATGTTACCTGTAAtacctgataaagcagtgtttgtgagtgcAGTACTGCTATGTTTACAGCGTTACCAGGGAAacgaaaagaaaaacacatgggcaggtaatatgctaatgtttcatggtGACATCAACATGAAACAGCTTGGGATTTGTTTTTAAGAATTACTCCTTTCAAAGATTCAAAGTCGACTCTTTCTTTGAGAGACAATACATTTATACATGgttcactttcagatttaaaactttgcaggatgtttttagTCACTTacagctgtgttacacactgcatggaaattttcaaaaatccataataaggGCACTTTAAAGTCAGTCAATGACTACTCCGGATTTTGACTCTGGTATACACCAGTGGTATACAGTAACTTttcttaagaaaaagaaaaaaatggtttgTTACCTGATCAATCATACTTCTGGCTTCCTCCACTTCCTTATCTTGTGACTCTGTCTCAATTGTGTAGGTACCAGCATCACTCAGACTGTCCTCCTCCTCAGTTCGTGTTACCCTTGGGCCCTTATTTTCAACACCACTAACTAACAGTGTTGAAAACGGTGACACAGGTGACCCAGCTGAGCGGAGTGGGGAGGCACTAGAAACTGGACACCTTGCTTGGGTTTGGGAAGTGACAGAAACAGGTGAGGTTGCTGGAATAAGAGACTGGGATAATGCAGGTAGTTGGGATGGAGAAGAAGGGTATGATACAGATGAGGGTCCAGGTGGCTCTGCTGGGGAGAGTAAAAGAGTGTGTGATGGGGACATCATCACAGGTGGGGCAGACATAGGAGGTGGGGAAGTCTTTCCCGTATCCTTCAAGAACTCAACAGTAAATTCCTGAGCTAGTTTGGACTTCTTGCCGACACTCCCAAAAGGCTTAATGGTGATAGCTGGTGAAGAGCGAGATGAGGTCCCTAATAAAGATGTGCTCATCCCACTGtcttctgttttctctctcttcagtGAGCTTGATCGCTGTGAACCTCCATGGCTTAAACCTTTCAGTGGAACAGTGATTTGCTGTGTTGGAGGAACATGCCCGTGCATAGAGACAGGCCTTTCCCCATGACCTTTCCGTCTTTCTAGTTTGGCCTTCAGTGCAGAGTAGGAGTCAGCATGTGCAGAGTTGTGGGTAAACGACTGTGACCGCTTCTTTCTGGGATTATCATCAAAAAACTCAATAATGAAGGCCTGTTGGGAGTGCGGCTCAGGGTGAATGGACTTAACCTCTGTCTGGGGAGGAGAAGAGGCTTCTTGAACAGGATGGACCTCGCATTCATCAAGTTCTCCTTGATGGTGTTTGTGTGGAGAGACTGACTGGGGATGATGAAACTTTTGCATTGAGACAGACTCTTGGGACTGAACTGATTCAGATGGTTCAGATTTCCTTGATTGAGCTGACTGGTGTGACTGTACTGATGTTTGTGATTGAATGGAATGATGTGACTTGCTGCGTTGTCCTTTCAttttagggtcttctgaatcacTCTGGGTTCCATCTTCATGATGGTGTCCTATTAAGTTTATAGATATAATTGAATTTATGGCTGTCGTTCTGCTTAtgataaaaagtaatgcaaataaTCATGCTTTGTATAACTGAATAGTAGCTTGTTCATTATTTTCTGAAGTTTGCAGCTAGCCTGCATCACTAAAGTCTGGAGTTCACTAcacaactttttaaaaacttttaatatatatttttttaaacactaggCATCATACACTTAAAAAACTGGTCATCATACACAACACGACTGAGGATGATACACTAGCAGACTTTGAAGTTGTGTGTTCTAAAATTGGCTGAAactatcaaacatgtttgatatcctcTGACTGGGTGGATTTAGAGTCTGAAGCTAAAAAGTCTGTGCTTCATCAAGTCTGTGACCATTATACACTACACAGTTGTCTATGGAATTTCTCAAatcaaatctgcagactggctttGACTTTCGGCAACTAGCATTAACTTCTCCAGATtgtaaatcagtgaaaaaacGGGGCAAACATCGGGTAGTGTATTACAGGCTTAAACCACTCCTACCAAAAGCAGACAACATAACCACATAATGTGATGTTTAAAtagcacacatatatttattttagaacaTTATGCATAGAAAATTATGCATTAATCTAAGTCTTAAAGAAAGTGCATTTTTACTGTCAGTGCAAGATGTCTCTTACCTTTGAGTGTCCGAATATGCATCGCCAAGTCACTCTTAGTGCTGTACACATCCTCACATGGAGGCCGTCTGCACATCATACTGACATCACTCTGCACAAGCCAATCTGCCACTTTGCTCTCAGCTGATAGAACATCTGTGGGTGTGGCTATCAGAGAATTATTGGGCTGCTGCTGTTGTTTGCTACGCTGACGAGAGGAAAACttggtcacatgatccttgattTTCATTTTGCCTGGCATGCAGTCGTCAAACTCTATAGTAAAAGAAGCGTGACTCTGGACAACTGGAGGTGTAGAAATTAGAGGAATATTGGTGTCTTTGGTTGGGATATCAATTAAATCTGTTGCTGGGGATTTGGGTTGTATATGGAACTCCTTTGTTGGAATTTCAAAATAACTTGGCTCTCTGTGGTACGGGTAGGTTGACTTGACCTGGCTGTCACTGATCTCCTGAACAGATATGTTAAATTCATCCTCAGCTGTCGGGGCCTCCTTTGTGATGTCTGTCAAGAGACACCCACACCAAACTGTAAATATGGTAAGACAAATATCCATatcaataaaacacaaaagtGGCCATAAGTGAGGACAAGTGCTTACCTGAATGACTCTCACCTGACCTTCGTATTTCATTGTGTGCTTCCTTGTTCCCAGAGTCCTCCTCACCCCACCATGATGGCTGGCCATACAGTGGTGTTGGCCGGGGTACAGGTGACTCTGAAGAGGAACAATTAAACAGGTAAAACTCAGAAAGAGAGGCGGTATATTGGATGAAATTGAGATGAAAAGCTGGTTACCATGTTGGTTATCATGCAATTTATTCAACAAGCAATTCCTGAAGTATCTAAACTTCTTGAAGTAACCAGTATACTGGATGAATTTGCAATATACATTTGAGAGAGTAAGTTTTTTTGGAAATATATTTCTACCTGAAACAAGATTTTATTGAGAAAATCTCAGTAATTTATATTATACTGAGCATTAATTCGAATTATTTTGCTCAGACGTCTTTATTACGCGTTAAAGTAACTACAGTAGAACAAATAATTAACAAGTGCAAGCTTATCTATGAATCAAATACATCACACTAATAcacaaaaatgattaatttagTATTAACTTAGTACTAGTATTAATTAGTATTAATTAGTATGAActaatatatttgtttatctattattattattattattattattattcaaattattattattattacttcagtattttatctaaacagtaaaaaccctcatgtctttcttccatttacatttttttcccaaattattattgtaactgataatatgtaataaaaatatgacGTGTAGGAATATTTTCACTAACTGGCTACTTTCactttgtactggctactgtatacaggccaccaggatacatcaggaagataacttaaaaagcagtcttttgtggtataTGTGATGGTTCTTCCAAgattaactgcctttaactatcattttgcattattgacacactgttttcctaatgaatgttgttcagttgctttgacgcaatgtattttgtttcaagcactttataaataaaggtgacttgaattgacttgacttgactaacgATTTCAGACTTTTAGACACTGTCAAATGGATTTAGTGAGCTTTTCAGCGTTTGGCCTTACAGGATGCGAGGTGCATCAGCCATGTGGTAACTGCTCATTGATGGACATGTCAGTGCATTGCCAGCAGCTGGGCTAAGGCACAAGGATTATCTTTAGTATCTGTCACTTGACCAAGAGCTCAACTGGGAGGGGTTTACAAATAAACCAGGCCACTGTACTGCAGCCTTACAGATAAGCAGAGATTAACAAAGGCTGTGCTAACAGATAGATTGTTGTTGTCAAATATCCATgttacaaagcattttttttaacactctCTCACCTCTATCTTTTTCTCCTGACTTTGGTCATACTTGATCACTCTCACCTGTGAGACTCTTGCGTTCAGAGCGCTCTAATTTGGACTTTTCCTCCTGTAGGTTCTGTTGCTTGCTTTCTGTAGACTGTATGCCCATTTGCAGATGACTGGTGTACTTCTCATGCTGACATAGCAGGGGGAAGTTGacaaaaaaagaatacatttataaatatatattacatagaacagaaaatagaaatagaaaatacatattcacacacaaacagataaatCCATACCTTGAGGGCCTCTTCAGGAACTTTATGTTGACTCCTTTCAAGAATATACACATGTGAATGTGCTCTTAATGTTAAGTCaatatattatcatttaaatgtatataatctTTAAAGGAAAACGCCACAGTTTTTCGATAtttcactatgttcttccctcagcTTAGATGAGTGGATACATACCTCTCCCATCCAATTGCTGTTGTGCGCGGTGCCACTATGTTAGCGCTTAGCCttgcaccattcattccttaagatccaaacagggatgaatttataAGCCATTTACTGTGCCAAGGTCGAAGTGCTACAAAGTGCTCTTCCaccatacattatagttatcaATTTTTATCCACTTACAAAAtcgccacattttattttgtgtcgCCATACTTACTCATGTAACTGCTCATGTAACTGTCTTTCAAAAGGCAAAACATATAactgtttggtggcttctaaattcatccctgtttggatcctaaagaatgaatggtgctaagctaaacgctaACACAGTGGCGCACGCGTTACACCAATTGAGCGCACGCACTGAGAcgggagaggtatgtatcaactcatctaagttaagggaagaacatagtgaaaTATGGAAAAAAGCTATAACAGCTAATCAGGAAAAAAGGATATCATATCCAAAACGAACAATGTCCGACAGCTTGAGGGTTATGTATGTTTGGTCTGGAATTCTCAAGTCATTCACAAAGgtctgaaaaagaagaaaagaaaggaaataaaaatgtttatgtgcTTGAGATACAGGGATGCCAGAGTTATTATGCTTTCATCCAAAACATACAATTAGAAAATGTTCCTTAGAAATGAGGATCAACACGAGAAATCTGTTGAGATTCAGAGTACAGAGGACTGCTTCTGTTTCGACGAAGAAATGCATACAGTTTCATAACAATTTGAGGACAtataagtgatgacagaattttcgagtgaactatcccttaagaAAGCTTCCAATCCTAACCATAAAACATTTGTCACAGGAACATGGTCTGGTACAAGGGTTAATTGATCATATCTGTAATGCAGTGAGGGCATCTGCAACAGCATCCCAAAGGCATGTTTGTCTGTTACCCAGGGGAAAAATCATTCAGTCTTTCACAGGTAACATCATGGTAGTCTGGAAAATGCAGTCATGTGTTCATGCCTCAGTCTTTCTGAATTTCAGTCACATTTGCTATGTTGCTTACCCCATTTAAACTTCCAAGATCCTTGACGAGGTGCTCATCTGTGGCAGGGTTATAGTTGATAACAGCATGTTGTTTATCCACACTACGAGACTAAAGGAAGAAAAACATGTTCACATCCAACATCTTGCTTATTCTTGAATCTAACTCCACTGGAAATTATAATGTCAGCATAGGTTGGATATTTACAGCTGTTCAACAAATCCCACATTTGTGCTGTGTGTGATAATTTGGCCACACAAGGGTACCACTAAAGTAACATttagaataataatgaatatgaatatttggaAAATTTATGTTGTAGTCATTTGTCTTTTAAGGTGAGTGTAAGAATGTCAGATTATTCCTTccattattctttctttttttttttttttatgtcttaacTGATACAATGTGGTATGGAAAGTGGTCTAAGCTAAAGTGCACCTACACTGTTTACATAGTTCCTTGGATTGCCTGATTAACAGAATCCTCATGTAAATAGTGCATTAATACAGCCACTGGAAGATTGGCTGACCAGAACTGACAacaaattagatttaaaattgACTTCAGTGTCTTTACTTTAGCAAGTAAACCATACTATATTTTTGCAAGTAAACTAATGTATACCCCTTTTATTCTGATGTCCACAGGGGTTGTCATGGTTGTTCAAGATAATACCCCTGTGGGTTACAGAGATTGACACAGAATTCTAAACTGGAGTGAGGTCCTGGAGAGAAAACTTTGTTGACTGAAGTTGAGTTCTCATAAAAACATAGGGACTTGGTTTCTGTTGACTCTGCAAGACCCTGTTCAGTTGTGGAATACCCCCTTTCCCCTGACTCTTGCTCAGGGGAAACTCAGATGTTAGTGGAGGGGGATGAACCCTAAACTAATTATGCAGATAAAACAAAGAGTCTGTCATTGGATTCGTGCTTCTACAACAAGGAACACTCAACTTTTTTTGAAAACAGTCTCTTTTTCCAATTCCCTTAGAGGTAAATagttttagcttagcatagatcattgaatctgattagaccgctagcatcttgctcaaaaaatgaccaaagagttgtcatatttttcctatttaaaactacTTCTGTAGTTGTATCGTGTAGTAAGaccgacggaaaatgaaaagttgagaTTTTCTAGGCCAGTATGTCTACGAAttatactctcattctggcataataatcaaggaactttgctgtcGTACCATGTGTTCAGCAGGCGAAGTGATATTAGGCAGCacattaaaatattactgtttcccaaaaaaaaggtttttgcagTTGTGTTTTGTATTGACCTCAGTAGTATTCTCTAGGCAGTGAAGTACatctacatttatatttattcatttagcagatgcttttattcaaagtgacttacaaatgaggacaacggAACAATATGGAATCAGTCAAATtcaacaaaagaacaacaatTGATatgcattaaatcattttttatgaTCATGATCAGCGatcatgattttcattttttttttaatttaagcttcAGTTGTCTATTACAAACATACCTGACACAACGTGCATAATTTTGACCTATCAGACTGCAGAACAGTCTCCAGTCTTTTACACATTCACACTTACTTTGGCAGATGCAAGGTATCTTTTACAGTAGATAAAACTATTAAATAGTTTCCTTACTGTTATTGTACATAA
Proteins encoded in this region:
- the cep170bb gene encoding centrosomal protein of 170 kDa protein B isoform X1, whose amino-acid sequence is MSVTSWFLVSSSGTRHRLPREMIFVGREDCELMLQSRSVDKQHAVINYNPATDEHLVKDLGSLNGTFVNDLRIPDQTYITLKLSDIVRFGYDSHVYILERSQHKVPEEALKHEKYTSHLQMGIQSTESKQQNLQEEKSKLERSERKSLTESPVPRPTPLYGQPSWWGEEDSGNKEAHNEIRRSVWCGCLLTDITKEAPTAEDEFNISVQEISDSQVKSTYPYHREPSYFEIPTKEFHIQPKSPATDLIDIPTKDTNIPLISTPPVVQSHASFTIEFDDCMPGKMKIKDHVTKFSSRQRSKQQQQPNNSLIATPTDVLSAESKVADWLVQSDVSMMCRRPPCEDVYSTKSDLAMHIRTLKGHHHEDGTQSDSEDPKMKGQRSKSHHSIQSQTSVQSHQSAQSRKSEPSESVQSQESVSMQKFHHPQSVSPHKHHQGELDECEVHPVQEASSPPQTEVKSIHPEPHSQQAFIIEFFDDNPRKKRSQSFTHNSAHADSYSALKAKLERRKGHGERPVSMHGHVPPTQQITVPLKGLSHGGSQRSSSLKREKTEDSGMSTSLLGTSSRSSPAITIKPFGSVGKKSKLAQEFTVEFLKDTGKTSPPPMSAPPVMMSPSHTLLLSPAEPPGPSSVSYPSSPSQLPALSQSLIPATSPVSVTSQTQARCPVSSASPLRSAGSPVSPFSTLLVSGVENKGPRVTRTEEEDSLSDAGTYTIETESQDKEVEEARSMIDQVFGVLDAPEYSGQTLGVYRPAIDGGKDEQLFLSHSHGMAADVMSTSSQGYGGDQVISLQAHPEVGGPKWVSRWASLADTYSDPGATQGSMGIPSQSGPADRDDSVTSTISQSLDFLESEGSQGSRTRRLLPQVPPGEKLENTTPSILIRHESNIDHEPPEKGSRAPQQQDCTQRLRVQEDVDPDSLSDTSRSDDSSILDRSGRSQVKRGTTLHSPSENVNHSRGLRELPTPTPKPTSFYIGSEDGSCKSDVSKRPVLSQPERDSSPKIPPTTVLIRHLSGHESRRPVKPNSSAPNLQTHNRDVVPTKETSMSFVRQESFTKDRPSDNIQVKKLPHISSHPALRSLDTEEAVRDTFPYPKEAEKSSPEETLPESSQQPKKGSCPAQEDSLSGDSDVDTASTVSMVSNKNAPVSANKKHTSAGYKRKEKSSSGLQDKARPPTARERLSEKRRNHAPADNTSKAELSRPLQLRRSAGNRGSLDLSDNQHAQQLWHEAAASDHESSSRPNSRKKLTAPLQKEDPNKMTKGSQQVLTRSNSLSAPRPTRASMLRRARLGEASDNEGVETDRASQSSDHSKTPAEGKKLSRLDILAMPRKRTRSFTVPSDNESTSSKHGISNRPTEANSSVRKGASSEVRQASSKGAASSGKHSTTRTRSNQVKHSSTTGSHCRQKDSDNSSTSEEEFETNSKHKRSHASASTQTQTPQKAIQMRLKSLETEEDETQNEHFQNWSTHSAEIARLSQDLAKDLAILAREIHDVAGDGDSQTSSGMGAATSPGSMPNTPASTISTREERPYASLQRFLLPQLVQHIPEASLNYQKVPPGSTSPIDQDSNMNDHDSSRRRPWNREEVILDNLMLNPVSQLSQAIRENTEQLAEKMKALFHNKTEVWDEIEAKINVENEVPILKTSNKEISSILQELRRVQRQLEVINTIVEPGGILKIQPMAPAPGGKTKSASKEFTSPTSANANASTKRGPRGPEGGRYVI